One genomic region from Deltaproteobacteria bacterium encodes:
- a CDS encoding SUMF1/EgtB/PvdO family nonheme iron enzyme, protein MVTLNRTIQSLALPINDSRLSPHPAAEASPPNISPSQFPHLSQAVAALHEIKHSIFSSLYSSVGSGLCARPVLEFFDQEICTQSFALQLGIAVAAGIPAGFAGRAAGQGLIAFVGNNALGRVAAFCIRIPVTHLVNQYLSGNIQAYLSHQSYSSNSFSAQDLLSMGNLGAAEVLGHALGGSTGSFILGRLIGGATNCVATGLEIFAGHQINKVSRQILHRNLFEAVEQREVWRDALNWRELVKNSVTDAAFCVGHGMFAVGSHLLRRVGPPCPTANGDGRPQRAAPTVESPSCQDFIEFAGRIPEIWHQTQLQTLMLAMGAVGRGARSRPSMTSELEGLRADLEHACNRLRDAEGRGDATTDQGAFREVIYYLQQKISAIEKAGIQEIGKSNPIASLVNMVYVQGGRFRMGAEGNEGTAQEITLPDFEMSETVVTNSVLDQYRAAMQERPFAVIATQAESPYCWVIARFATEVEAKTFVGRGSENTIGEMLESESFGNDIREQDFFRGRKFVQGLFDPKTNLNGLQIVEAVPKKYKSGENFDRPNQPAVEINWFEALGCADWLGRILKGLPGRLPTAAESELVRRGGIDPQTKQCRNNKYGTSDGKAPDGSNADFNRRYDEGPKDVDATLVNRLGIRINGVWEWCNGWYRTSLKGLSETIAGFLNPEFGSRELRGVSWNYDGGGNAGAASRSFNLPDIRTNFFGFRVVVAAVSENSNF, encoded by the coding sequence ATGGTAACCCTTAACAGAACCATCCAATCTTTAGCTTTACCTATAAACGATTCCCGCTTGTCGCCTCATCCTGCCGCTGAAGCGTCCCCACCAAATATTAGCCCATCTCAATTTCCCCATTTGAGCCAAGCCGTTGCTGCCTTGCACGAAATCAAACATTCAATTTTTTCCTCCCTCTATTCCTCCGTAGGGTCGGGTCTCTGTGCCCGACCGGTATTGGAGTTTTTCGATCAGGAAATCTGTACCCAATCTTTTGCTCTACAGCTGGGGATAGCGGTGGCTGCCGGAATCCCCGCCGGCTTCGCAGGAAGGGCTGCCGGCCAAGGTCTGATTGCCTTTGTCGGCAATAACGCACTCGGTAGAGTGGCCGCATTCTGTATTCGTATTCCCGTCACGCACCTGGTGAATCAATATCTTTCCGGAAACATCCAGGCCTATTTGTCCCATCAGTCCTATTCGTCCAACTCATTTTCGGCCCAAGATTTACTCAGCATGGGTAACCTGGGAGCCGCGGAGGTGCTGGGCCATGCGCTGGGCGGAAGCACAGGTAGCTTTATTTTGGGAAGATTGATCGGTGGAGCGACGAATTGTGTGGCAACAGGACTAGAGATCTTTGCGGGACATCAAATCAATAAAGTCTCACGCCAGATTTTACATCGCAATTTGTTTGAAGCCGTGGAGCAAAGAGAAGTTTGGAGAGATGCCTTGAACTGGCGAGAGCTTGTCAAAAATAGTGTAACGGATGCGGCTTTTTGTGTGGGGCATGGGATGTTTGCAGTTGGAAGTCATCTTCTTCGTAGGGTTGGGCCTCCGTGCCCGACCGCAAATGGTGACGGGCGGCCACAGAGGGCCGCCCCTACGGTAGAATCCCCCAGCTGCCAAGACTTCATCGAGTTTGCAGGCCGAATCCCAGAGATTTGGCATCAAACACAGCTGCAAACCTTGATGCTGGCGATGGGGGCGGTGGGAAGAGGAGCCAGGTCTCGTCCAAGTATGACGTCGGAGCTTGAAGGATTAAGGGCCGACCTTGAACATGCTTGCAATCGATTGCGTGATGCTGAAGGAAGAGGAGATGCAACAACAGATCAAGGCGCTTTTAGGGAGGTAATTTACTACTTACAACAAAAGATTTCTGCCATTGAGAAAGCAGGTATTCAAGAGATTGGAAAATCAAATCCGATCGCCTCCTTAGTGAATATGGTTTACGTACAAGGCGGCAGATTCAGAATGGGTGCAGAGGGTAATGAAGGCACTGCTCAAGAGATCACTCTGCCCGACTTTGAAATGAGTGAAACGGTGGTGACGAATTCAGTGCTTGATCAGTATAGGGCCGCGATGCAAGAAAGACCCTTTGCGGTGATCGCGACCCAAGCAGAAAGTCCCTATTGTTGGGTGATAGCCCGCTTTGCAACAGAAGTGGAGGCCAAGACATTTGTAGGTAGAGGAAGTGAAAACACAATTGGAGAGATGCTGGAAAGTGAATCTTTTGGAAATGACATCAGGGAGCAGGATTTTTTTAGAGGTAGAAAGTTTGTACAGGGTTTGTTTGACCCAAAAACGAATCTAAACGGGTTGCAGATTGTTGAAGCAGTGCCAAAAAAATATAAAAGTGGAGAAAACTTTGACAGACCCAATCAACCCGCCGTCGAAATCAATTGGTTCGAGGCCTTGGGTTGCGCTGATTGGCTGGGGCGCATATTAAAAGGGCTCCCGGGCCGCCTTCCCACAGCGGCTGAAAGTGAGCTTGTAAGACGAGGAGGGATTGATCCTCAAACAAAACAATGCCGCAATAATAAATATGGAACCAGTGATGGCAAAGCCCCCGATGGAAGCAATGCAGATTTTAATAGACGCTATGATGAAGGCCCGAAGGATGTAGATGCGACTTTGGTCAATAGATTGGGAATAAGAATTAACGGAGTATGGGAATGGTGTAATGGTTGGTATAGAACAAGTTTAAAAGGGTTATCCGAAACAATAGCAGGGTTTTTAAATCCTGAATTTGGTTCAAGAGAGCTGCGTGGTGTTTCCTGGAACTACGATGGTGGCGGGAACGCGGGGGCGGCCAGTCGGAGCTTCAACCTACCTGATATACGCACCAATTTTTTTGGGTTTCGCGTCGTTGTAGCTGCTGTTTCCGAGAACTCAAATTTTTAA